One genomic window of Halococcus salifodinae DSM 8989 includes the following:
- a CDS encoding TRAM domain-containing protein: MEISDKLLCLFNAEVTAEDDDTYTVEVPRREIDTGSVEAGDVYRVALVSRERTDDESSSAGSSGSHSGSSRPSSEPQPPVDIGEMRYVEVEDIGKQGDGIARVERGYVIIVPGAEIGERVKVEVTEVKSNFAVGEIIDQ; the protein is encoded by the coding sequence ATGGAAATCTCTGACAAGCTCTTGTGTCTGTTCAACGCCGAGGTCACTGCGGAAGACGACGACACCTACACCGTCGAGGTACCGCGCCGCGAGATCGACACCGGCTCGGTCGAGGCGGGCGACGTCTACCGCGTGGCGCTCGTCTCGCGCGAGCGCACTGACGACGAATCGAGTAGTGCGGGGTCGAGCGGGTCGCACTCGGGATCAAGCCGGCCGTCCTCGGAGCCCCAGCCGCCGGTCGACATCGGCGAGATGCGCTACGTCGAGGTCGAAGACATCGGCAAGCAGGGCGACGGGATCGCACGCGTCGAGCGGGGCTACGTCATCATCGTGCCCGGTGCAGAGATCGGCGAGCGCGTCAAGGTCGAAGTCACGGAAGTCAAGTCGAACTTCGCGGTCGGCGAGATCATCGACCAGTAG
- a CDS encoding DUF7123 family protein: MAASSATPDLSRKQHRILEYLRENAGTRTYFKSRLIGDELDLSAKEVGTNMTAIQNGECSLSVEKWGYSSSTTWKVTA; encoded by the coding sequence ATGGCAGCCAGCAGCGCGACGCCCGACCTCAGTCGAAAACAGCACCGGATCCTCGAGTACCTCCGCGAGAACGCCGGCACCCGGACGTACTTCAAATCCCGACTGATCGGCGACGAACTCGACCTCTCGGCGAAGGAGGTCGGCACGAACATGACCGCCATCCAGAACGGTGAGTGTTCGCTCTCGGTCGAGAAGTGGGGGTACTCCTCGTCGACGACGTGGAAGGTCACCGCCTGA
- a CDS encoding GNAT family N-acetyltransferase codes for MPGPTFLEGDRITLRTVEEEDLDFLQRDVNDPDVWRSLGAVSPVNAEQEREWFEERSEGDGISLLICDDEEPVGSIGLSGINETWGHAEVGYWVTPDAWGEGYATAATELLVGYAFDQRRLNKLVANAFDFNAGSRRVLEKAGFAEEGVRREEAFIDGEFVDIHRYGLLAREWRADD; via the coding sequence ATGCCCGGTCCCACATTCCTCGAAGGCGATCGCATCACGCTTCGAACGGTCGAAGAGGAGGACCTCGATTTCCTCCAGCGTGATGTCAACGATCCCGACGTCTGGCGATCGCTCGGTGCGGTATCGCCGGTGAACGCCGAACAGGAGCGCGAGTGGTTCGAGGAGCGGAGCGAGGGTGACGGCATCTCGCTACTCATCTGCGACGACGAGGAACCAGTCGGGTCGATCGGACTCTCCGGGATCAACGAGACGTGGGGCCACGCCGAGGTGGGATACTGGGTGACGCCAGACGCGTGGGGTGAGGGCTACGCGACCGCGGCTACCGAGCTCCTCGTCGGCTACGCGTTCGACCAGCGCCGACTCAACAAGCTCGTCGCCAACGCCTTCGACTTCAACGCGGGTTCGCGGCGCGTCCTCGAAAAGGCCGGATTCGCAGAAGAGGGCGTCCGCCGGGAGGAAGCGTTTATCGACGGCGAATTCGTCGATATTCACCGATACGGACTGCTGGCTCGCGAGTGGCGAGCGGACGACTGA
- a CDS encoding DUF7313 family protein: MQPLSLFGPIDAVLGSGDNPLILYVLLILVIVNIVTRAIAHRSNVSDAREQGADAIGQHPAHVASTILLILASFYLTTVEVHSGIVLSVLVVGMFITDFFELEALRVEARNDRNLSRPNGAIAASVLVLLYAAFLSVFFVVAPVWNAVV; encoded by the coding sequence ATGCAACCCCTCTCGCTGTTCGGGCCGATCGACGCGGTCCTCGGGAGCGGTGACAACCCGCTCATCCTGTACGTTCTCTTGATCCTCGTGATCGTCAACATCGTCACGCGCGCGATCGCCCACCGATCGAACGTCAGTGATGCGCGCGAGCAGGGTGCGGACGCCATCGGTCAGCACCCGGCCCACGTCGCCTCGACGATCCTGCTGATCCTCGCGTCGTTTTACCTCACGACGGTCGAGGTTCACTCGGGCATCGTTCTCTCGGTCCTCGTGGTCGGGATGTTCATCACGGACTTCTTCGAACTCGAAGCACTCCGTGTCGAGGCACGCAACGACCGCAACCTCAGTCGACCGAACGGAGCCATCGCCGCCTCGGTGCTCGTACTCCTGTACGCGGCCTTTCTCAGCGTCTTCTTCGTGGTCGCTCCGGTCTGGAACGCGGTCGTCTGA
- a CDS encoding NAD(+)/NADH kinase, giving the protein MSDGEPARRRESTSVGVVAPETDATAIVDAVDTAGGGVHDATETAATETVSTETAGIDPDAIVAVGDGGLRECVATDIGVPVLPIDVDRVPSLASGDDPDGIERFLAGEYPIRERPVVAVDTPTTNGRALRDVALVTAAPASISEFAVAAGTEVRGHDAENDGNRTPFARFRADGVVVATPVGSHGYARAAGGPVVVDGTDVGAVVPISPFATDPDHWVVPLAGVSLTVERDDADVELFVDGCSLGRVRSGSPVRITLDGTLRLASPHRV; this is encoded by the coding sequence ATGAGCGATGGCGAGCCGGCGAGGCGTCGTGAGTCGACCAGCGTCGGTGTCGTCGCCCCCGAGACCGACGCAACCGCAATCGTCGACGCGGTCGATACGGCCGGCGGCGGCGTCCACGACGCCACCGAGACCGCCGCTACCGAGACCGTCAGCACCGAAACCGCTGGCATCGACCCTGACGCGATCGTTGCGGTCGGCGATGGAGGTCTCCGCGAGTGTGTCGCCACCGACATCGGCGTTCCCGTCCTCCCGATCGATGTCGATAGGGTCCCATCGCTCGCCAGCGGCGACGATCCGGATGGGATCGAACGGTTCCTTGCCGGAGAGTATCCGATCCGCGAACGACCGGTGGTGGCAGTCGACACGCCGACCACGAACGGGCGAGCGTTACGTGATGTCGCCCTGGTGACTGCCGCGCCCGCGAGCATCTCGGAGTTCGCGGTCGCCGCCGGTACCGAGGTGCGCGGCCACGATGCGGAGAATGACGGAAATAGAACACCGTTCGCGAGGTTCCGTGCCGACGGCGTGGTGGTGGCGACGCCCGTCGGGAGCCACGGCTACGCGCGCGCTGCCGGCGGACCGGTGGTCGTCGACGGCACCGACGTGGGTGCGGTGGTACCGATCTCGCCGTTCGCGACCGATCCCGATCACTGGGTGGTCCCGTTGGCGGGCGTGTCGCTCACCGTCGAGCGCGACGACGCCGATGTGGAGCTGTTCGTCGACGGGTGTTCGCTCGGGCGTGTCAGGTCGGGGAGCCCGGTCCGGATCACGCTCGACGGAACGCTCCGGCTCGCGTCCCCGCACCGTGTGTGA